From a region of the Castor canadensis chromosome 7, mCasCan1.hap1v2, whole genome shotgun sequence genome:
- the Uqcrh gene encoding cytochrome b-c1 complex subunit 6, mitochondrial isoform X1 — translation MGLEDERKMLTGSGDPKEEEEEEEELVDPLTTVREQCEQLEKCVKARERLELCDARVSSRSQTEEDCTEELFDFLHARDHCVAHKLFNSLK, via the exons ATGGGGCTGGAGGACGAGCGAAAGATGCTGACTGGATCTGGAGATCCGAAAGAG gaggaagaagaggaggaggaattaGTG GATCCCCTAACAACAGTGAGAGAGCAATGTGAACAGCTGGAGAAATGTGTAAAGGCCCGGGAGCGACTAGAGCTCTGTGATGCACGTGTATCTTCCCGATCACAGACAGAAGAGGACTGCACTGAGGAACTCTTTGACTTCTTGCATGCAAGGGACCACTGT GTGGCCCACAAACTCTTTAACAGCTTGAAGTAA
- the LOC109695242 gene encoding sperm head and tail associated protein-like has product MPRLLSPPLGERRPPLSVTSSPLPALFSITSLQVWFLLRRRPSSSAPLSYFTSCALILSVMSLPLVFFPRAYLSLGPHSSPLPSPPLPSLSLRFFPTLTPMTSSPSFLLELSAPASSPLEKCHSDLPLPPGGKEFSPVLTLKLPLSNTKGFSDHSAHAAGPSPNAGKRCNDPPHPKRCNGSSHPKNPFSCHTGASPLPPRRIPSPPPPSSPPPRGRCSLEPFSPLLGRLYCHDTSLSGSSPPSPCFDPCSHLGSPTLPQRSPYCSWVSSPRPQRPCPQNPCFDQHTYLCYCSPVISPPLPHRLPGTSPVTSPQLIHVPLETVPVVSPPLTQEAKGTCAVISPPLTHRLPVTGVTVSPPLACHPVETRPIISTTVSHRVLETGSMVSPLFPHWSSGRSYNDPPLSAASTPTGSLYHGPLKPPDSCEPKPQLDLPLGKNCYGASLSSQAGMPGFPSSPQEGSFHYSHLSSEAHLSAPGNPYCAILIPPESTGSPTSSQSQAPRKPCFESFLSWESDGSSYVFLTPGTRISVPPCPPEPSLPHYPYSAFYFPSSLGNQFIAPPQSPSRRSYNEPPLPNPVPLQAKSPKFSESRQPRTPHRCLSLDNTPQHTPLGQTKPPKASTSPLTPSRPSGLSGSSCIEPCITTPSNSGPKEHPPGNAVLHPVVPGLIKTVAPSSLPDCLPCEPVLPSNFAKSSLHRPSMMSPCNTHMYSMVPPPSHPYPLSGSLSHSTGPPQCLNHPLVPPCGTYNAPRGPPLLHRKPVVPPCSTHIYSFIPLRTPFDPQCLPIVPRTWPCPDSIPCGLHTCSVAAQRPLKEPCQVSYSCPMPSSKNSTCSTKTSCSSTVTSVTSACQSSESLSKNQSIRLSRSRSHSKSPHKSRSRSSSPHRGKIHIQGVSLKGQNCSTHHDRSRKKSKSPNSGKNQCRSKSPYHSKSHGQSKSPCSNKKCGPEQKF; this is encoded by the coding sequence ATGCCCAGACTTCTTTCCCCGCCCCTCGGGGAGCGTCGCCCTCCCCTGTCTGTTACGTCATCGCCTCTGCCTGCCCTTTTTTCCATCACAAGTCTTCAGGTCTGGTTTCTGTTACGTAGGCGGCCTTCTAGCTCCGCCCCTCTAAGTTACTTCACCTCCTGCGCCCTCATTCTTTCCGTTATGTCACTGCCTCTAGTGTTCTTTCCTCGTGCTTACCTTTCCCTTGGCCCccactcctctcccctcccctcccctcccctcccttctctctccctccgcTTTTTCCCTACCCTTACTCCCatgacctcttctccttcttttcttcttgaactTTCAGCCCCAGCATCCTCTCCCCTGGAAAAATGTCATAGCGACTTGCCCTTACCTCCCGGGGGGAAAGAATTCAGTCCTGTCCTCACCCTCAAGCTGCCTCTGTCGAACACGAAAGGTTTCAGCGACCACTCTGCCCATGCTGCCGGCCCTTCCCCAAACGCAGGCAAAAGGTGCAACGACCCCCCTCATCCCAAAAGGTGCAATGGCTCCTCTCACCCCAAAAACCCTTTCTCTTGCCACACCGGCGCGTCCCCCCTCCCACCTCGACGGATCCCTTCACCCCCTCCACCTTCCTCTCCACCCCCACGGGGGAGATGTTCTCTTGAACCCTTCTCCCCACTCCTTGGAAGGCTCTACTGCCACGACACCAGCCTCTCTGGTTCATCGCCTCCGAGCCCTTGCTTTGACCCGTGCAGCCATCTGGGGTCACCCACTCTCCCTCAGCGGAGCCCTTATTGCAGCTGGGTCAGTTCCCCAAGACCACAGCGTCCTTGTCCTCAAAACCCTTGCTTTGACCAGCATACTTACCTTTGTTACTGTAGTCCGGtgatctcccctcccctcccccatcggCTCCCAGGAACCAGCCCAGTGACCTCCCCTCAGCTCATTCATGTACCCCTAGAAACTGTCCCCGTGGTTTCACCTCCCCTCACTCAGGAAGCCAAGGGAACTTGCGCTGTGATTTCACCTCCTCTTACTCATAGGCTCCCAGTAACTGGCGTTACCGTTTCACCTCCTCTTGCTTGCCACCCAGTGGAAACTAGACCTATAATCTCTACAACAGTTTCTCATAGGGTTTTGGAAACTGGGTCCATGGTCTCCCCGCTATTCCCTCATTGGTCCTCAGGGAGAAGTTACAATGATCCTCCTCTTTCTGCAGCTTCAACACCTACTGGCAGCCTTTACCATGGCCCCCTTAAGCCTCCAGACTCTTGTGAACCCAAACCACAGCTTGACCTGCCCCTTGGGAAAAACTGTTATGGTGCCTCACTTTCTTCTCAGGCAGGCATGCCTGGCTTTCCCAGCTCACCTCAGGAGGGCTCTTTTCATTACTCCCATCTTTCCTCAGAGGCCCACTTATCTGCCCCTGGGAACCCTTACTGTGCCATCCTCATACCCCCTGAGAGTACTGGTTCTCCTACCTCATCCCAGTCCCAGGCTCCCAGGAAGCCTTGCTTTGAGTCCTTTCTCTCCTGGGAGTCTGATGGGAGCTCTTATGTATTCCTAACCCCAGGTACCAGGATTTCTGTTCCTCCTTGTCCTCCAGAACCATCTCTTCCTCACTATCCTTATTCTGCTTTCTACTTCCCTTCATCCCTGGGCAACCAGTTTATAGCTCCACCCCAGTCACCCTCCCGCAGAAGCTATAATGAACCCCCTCTCCCTAATCCAGTTCCCCTCCAAGCAAAGTCCCCCAAATTCTCAGAGTCAAGACAGCCACGCACTCCCCATAGATGTCTTTCCCTAGACAACACTCCCCAGCACACCCCTCTTGGCCAGACCAAGCCCCCTAAGGCCAGTACCTCTCCTCTCACTCCCTCCCGCCCCTCTGGCCTTTCTGGTTCTTCTTGTATAGAGCCATGCATCACAACTCCTTCAAATTCCGGTCCCAAAGAACATCCTCCAGGGAATGCTGTACTACACCCTGTGGTCCCTGGACTCATCAAAACTGTtgccccttcttcccttcccgaCTGCTTGCCTTGTGAGCCTGTCTTACCCAGTAATTTTGCTAAGAGCAGTCTCCATAGACCCTCCATGATGTCCCCCTGCAATACCCATATGTACTCTATGGTTCCCCCCCCATCCCATCCGTACCCACTCTCTGGCTCCCTCAGTCACTCTACAGGCCCCCCTCAGTGTCTTAACCACCCCCTGGTGCCCCCCTGTGGCACCTATAATGCTCCCAGAGGCCCACCCCTACTCCATCGCAAGCCTGTGGTGCCTCCTTGTTCTACCCACATCTATTCTTTCATCCCTCTGAGAACACCCTTTGACCCCCAATGTTTACCAATTGTCCCCCGAACTTGGCCCTGCCCTGATTCCATCCCCTGTGGCCTTCATACCTGCTCTGTGGCTGCTCAACGTCCCCTGAAAGAACCCTGTCAGGTCTCCTACAGCTGCCCTATGCCTTCATCCAAGAACTCCACCTGTAGCACTAAGACCAGTTGTAGTTCAACAGTTACCAGTGTTACCAGTGCATGCCAGAGTAGTGAGAGCCTGAGCAAGAATCAGAGTATCCGCCTTAGCAGAAGTCGGAGCCACAGCAAGAGTCCTCATAAAAGTAGGAGCCGGAGCAGTAGTCCTCACCGAGGCAAAATTCACATCCAGGGTGTGAGCCTTAAGGGCCAAAATTGCAGTACTCACCATGACAGAAGTCGGAAGAAGAGCAAGAGTCCCAATAGTGGTAAAAATCAGTGCCGGAGCAAGAGTCCCTACCATAGCAAAAGTCATGGTCAGAGCAAGAGTCCCTGCAGTAACAAGAAATGTGGGCCAGAGCAAAAATTCTGA
- the Uqcrh gene encoding cytochrome b-c1 complex subunit 6, mitochondrial isoform X2, translating into MGLEDERKMLTGSGDPKEDPLTTVREQCEQLEKCVKARERLELCDARVSSRSQTEEDCTEELFDFLHARDHCVAHKLFNSLK; encoded by the exons ATGGGGCTGGAGGACGAGCGAAAGATGCTGACTGGATCTGGAGATCCGAAAGAG GATCCCCTAACAACAGTGAGAGAGCAATGTGAACAGCTGGAGAAATGTGTAAAGGCCCGGGAGCGACTAGAGCTCTGTGATGCACGTGTATCTTCCCGATCACAGACAGAAGAGGACTGCACTGAGGAACTCTTTGACTTCTTGCATGCAAGGGACCACTGT GTGGCCCACAAACTCTTTAACAGCTTGAAGTAA